The Desmonostoc muscorum LEGE 12446 genome includes a region encoding these proteins:
- a CDS encoding potassium channel family protein gives MAGAIALGGVFLIGTLWYSLVEGWSWEDAAYMTVITLATVGYGETHPLGSRGRLFTIALILLGVVNIGYIVNRFTEAIIEGYFQQGIRLQQQRRLMESLSEHYIICGFSRTGRQIAKEFQAEGVPFVVIDSEMESVQRAQSEGYTVYQGDATLDDTLLKVGIQRAVCLVAALPSDAENLYTVLSAKTLNPDIRAIARASTEEALQKLQRGGADEVISPYITGGKRMAAAALRPQVLDFVDGILTGADRQLYMEEFLLDPAFCPFVGQSLQKARLRSQTGALVLAIRRLDGTLIGGPTGDTVLMSGDRLIGMGTAEQLRNLNQILGPINSKQLRRPKNS, from the coding sequence ATGGCCGGGGCGATCGCTCTTGGTGGTGTTTTCTTAATTGGCACTTTGTGGTACTCGTTAGTGGAGGGCTGGTCATGGGAAGATGCAGCTTACATGACGGTCATCACCTTAGCTACCGTGGGATATGGAGAAACCCATCCATTGGGTAGCCGAGGACGGTTGTTTACAATTGCCCTGATTTTGTTGGGTGTAGTCAATATCGGTTACATTGTCAACAGATTTACAGAAGCAATTATTGAAGGCTACTTTCAACAAGGAATTCGACTACAACAACAGAGGCGGTTAATGGAATCCCTGTCAGAACACTACATCATCTGCGGATTTAGTCGGACTGGTCGTCAAATTGCCAAGGAATTTCAAGCAGAAGGTGTACCCTTTGTAGTGATTGACTCGGAGATGGAATCTGTGCAAAGGGCACAGTCTGAGGGTTATACAGTATACCAAGGTGATGCAACGCTAGATGATACGCTTTTGAAGGTGGGCATTCAAAGAGCGGTTTGTCTGGTTGCGGCACTGCCTTCTGATGCTGAAAACTTATACACAGTTTTGTCGGCAAAAACACTTAATCCAGATATTCGGGCGATCGCCCGCGCCAGTACAGAAGAAGCTTTACAAAAGTTACAACGCGGTGGCGCAGATGAAGTGATTTCACCGTATATTACCGGTGGGAAGCGGATGGCGGCTGCGGCTCTCAGACCCCAAGTTTTGGACTTTGTAGACGGAATTTTAACAGGTGCAGACCGCCAGTTGTACATGGAAGAATTTTTACTCGATCCCGCCTTTTGTCCTTTCGTAGGTCAAAGTTTGCAAAAAGCGAGATTGCGATCACAAACTGGGGCATTAGTTCTGGCAATTCGCCGCCTTGATGGTACTTTAATCGGTGGTCCCACTGGCGATACGGTGTTAATGTCGGGAGACCGACTAATTGGTATGGGTACAGCTGAGCAGTTGCGTAACCTCAACCAAATTCTCGGTCCGATTAATTCCAAGCAACTACGGCGACCGAAAAATAGCTGA
- a CDS encoding AAA-like domain-containing protein produces the protein MSRSVKVRKDCIQKVKSAVKRYGYARQKDLADDLGCSLATVSNFLNGKPVDFSYFEEICQKLGQDLQAIADLDYNDSNSKTKTEEPFVCEPEPDFIYVERPPIESLCYETLLQPGALLRIKASGLMGKTSWFFST, from the coding sequence ATGTCACGCTCAGTTAAAGTTCGCAAAGATTGTATTCAAAAAGTCAAGTCGGCTGTTAAACGTTATGGTTATGCACGCCAAAAAGATTTGGCTGACGATTTAGGATGTTCTCTGGCGACAGTTAGTAACTTCCTCAACGGTAAACCTGTTGATTTTTCGTATTTTGAAGAAATTTGTCAAAAGTTAGGACAGGATTTGCAAGCGATCGCAGATCTTGACTACAACGACAGCAACAGTAAAACTAAAACTGAAGAGCCGTTTGTCTGTGAGCCAGAACCGGACTTCATTTATGTAGAACGCCCTCCCATTGAGTCTCTTTGCTATGAGACACTTTTGCAACCAGGGGCTTTATTGCGGATTAAAGCTTCTGGCTTGATGGGTAAAACATCTTGGTTCTTCAGTACATAG
- a CDS encoding 2'-5' RNA ligase family protein translates to MSRFFIALLPPQDIQDYANEIKQYFADNYASCGAQKSPPHITLQPPFEWADANISLLEASVREFAREQKLIPITLSGFAAFPPRVIYIDVVRSQELLTLQADLMAYVENKLGIVDEVSKTRPFAPHMTVAFRDLTKQNFKAAWPEFEKRQLYFEFTAEKLTLLLHDGKRWNIKSEWNFCSAG, encoded by the coding sequence ATGAGCCGTTTTTTTATTGCGCTTCTACCACCACAAGACATTCAAGACTACGCTAATGAGATCAAGCAGTATTTTGCTGATAATTATGCCAGTTGTGGGGCACAAAAGTCTCCGCCTCATATTACCCTACAACCGCCTTTTGAATGGGCAGATGCTAACATTTCATTGCTAGAAGCATCTGTGAGGGAATTTGCTAGGGAACAAAAGTTAATACCCATTACACTCAGCGGTTTTGCTGCCTTTCCACCCCGTGTGATCTATATTGATGTGGTGAGAAGTCAAGAACTTTTGACTTTGCAAGCTGATTTAATGGCTTATGTAGAAAACAAGTTGGGAATTGTTGACGAAGTTTCTAAAACCCGACCTTTTGCACCCCACATGACAGTTGCGTTTCGGGATTTAACAAAGCAGAACTTTAAAGCTGCTTGGCCAGAATTTGAAAAACGTCAGTTGTATTTTGAATTTACGGCTGAAAAATTAACTTTATTGCTTCACGACGGTAAGCGATGGAATATTAAATCCGAGTGGAATTTTTGCTCTGCTGGGTAA
- a CDS encoding KGK domain-containing protein, which yields MSDQIILSDKDVVSMAQDANFTGASTSTAEELMERLKYLVHRNSNLQKDKAEAWAANGVNCNVLLAQGGGWQKGKIRICFEFVPDKPTPTKSLISTNSVSPLDDLRSHLEV from the coding sequence ATGAGCGATCAAATTATTCTGTCCGATAAGGATGTTGTTTCTATGGCTCAGGATGCTAATTTTACTGGGGCTTCAACATCGACAGCTGAAGAATTGATGGAACGTCTGAAGTATTTGGTGCATAGAAACAGCAATTTACAAAAAGACAAGGCTGAAGCCTGGGCTGCGAATGGCGTCAACTGTAACGTTTTACTAGCTCAGGGTGGCGGCTGGCAAAAAGGTAAAATCCGAATTTGCTTTGAATTTGTTCCTGACAAGCCGACACCAACAAAATCACTGATTTCCACTAACTCGGTATCTCCACTGGATGATCTGCGATCGCACCTAGAGGTCTAA
- a CDS encoding TerB family tellurite resistance protein: MSEIKKLGQSWIFNWFFGFTQIPTDEDCCIYMKSVLCCAKGDGILSPEEKDWAIGFCASWGVADWVIEELKAYEADEDLEEVIARSPQVSIAQRDLLLTAIRACAADGEFHEKEKAKIRQMASIIGVTEEVVEQLQQLQKEEFALRQKRIKLLYPEKSPY; the protein is encoded by the coding sequence ATGTCTGAAATCAAAAAGCTTGGTCAATCATGGATATTTAACTGGTTCTTTGGTTTTACCCAGATTCCTACAGATGAGGATTGTTGCATTTATATGAAATCAGTTTTATGTTGTGCTAAAGGAGATGGAATTCTCTCCCCAGAAGAAAAAGATTGGGCTATTGGATTCTGTGCATCTTGGGGAGTAGCAGACTGGGTGATTGAAGAGCTAAAAGCATATGAGGCGGATGAAGATTTAGAAGAAGTAATTGCTCGCTCTCCTCAGGTTTCCATAGCACAGAGAGATCTACTCCTCACGGCAATTAGGGCTTGTGCTGCTGATGGAGAATTTCATGAAAAGGAAAAGGCCAAAATTCGGCAAATGGCTTCTATTATAGGGGTCACAGAAGAGGTAGTAGAGCAGTTACAGCAGCTACAAAAAGAAGAATTTGCACTACGCCAGAAGCGCATTAAGCTCTTATATCCTGAGAAAAGCCCATATTAA
- a CDS encoding YciI family protein, translating to MPTFVKIEQGKVDKSTFDQYIPAHKAYVQDLIAKGHKARTGYWAEAPGGMLLFEAASRAEAEAIVASDPLVQHGCVDYQLYEWRIVME from the coding sequence ATGCCAACATTTGTCAAGATTGAACAAGGGAAAGTCGATAAATCTACCTTTGACCAATATATACCTGCCCATAAAGCCTACGTTCAGGATTTGATTGCAAAAGGACACAAAGCGCGAACAGGCTATTGGGCAGAAGCACCAGGCGGAATGTTGCTGTTTGAAGCAGCCTCAAGGGCTGAGGCAGAAGCGATTGTAGCCAGCGATCCCTTGGTGCAACACGGTTGTGTCGATTACCAACTTTATGAATGGCGGATTGTTATGGAATAA
- a CDS encoding phasin family protein: MPGFGDIVQKAFYLGVGLASYAGEKAGGKLAEVRSQVQKLADEMVAKGEMNTEEARRFVEDMMKQAQQPQASGETPEKTPSSEPRRIEILEEDEEPTVKEASGENVDELRQQVLELQEELKRLQRD, encoded by the coding sequence ATGCCTGGTTTTGGAGATATTGTTCAAAAAGCTTTTTACCTCGGTGTAGGACTAGCTTCTTACGCAGGCGAAAAAGCAGGGGGAAAATTAGCGGAAGTGCGATCGCAAGTCCAAAAACTGGCAGACGAAATGGTGGCCAAGGGCGAAATGAACACGGAAGAAGCCCGCCGCTTCGTCGAAGATATGATGAAGCAAGCCCAACAACCCCAAGCATCTGGTGAAACCCCTGAAAAAACGCCTTCTTCAGAACCTCGCCGCATCGAAATCTTAGAGGAAGATGAAGAACCAACGGTGAAAGAGGCATCAGGTGAAAACGTCGATGAATTACGCCAACAAGTGCTAGAACTGCAAGAAGAGTTAAAACGATTGCAACGCGATTAG
- the queF gene encoding preQ(1) synthase translates to MTNNNLPESVSGPSQEIKYGERNIAEGKLITFPNPRMGRRYDINITLPEFTCKCPFSGYPDFATIYITYVPDERVVELKALKLYINSYRDRYISHEESANQILDDFVAACDPLEVTVKTDFTPRGNVHTVVEVRHQKSH, encoded by the coding sequence ATGACTAATAACAATTTACCTGAAAGTGTATCTGGACCAAGCCAAGAAATAAAGTATGGCGAGCGTAATATTGCGGAAGGCAAACTAATCACCTTTCCGAATCCGCGTATGGGAAGGCGATACGACATTAACATTACTTTGCCGGAATTTACTTGTAAATGTCCGTTTTCCGGGTATCCTGATTTTGCGACTATTTATATTACCTATGTGCCTGATGAACGAGTAGTGGAGTTGAAGGCACTCAAGCTTTATATTAACAGTTACCGCGATCGCTATATTTCTCACGAAGAATCTGCTAATCAAATTTTGGATGATTTTGTCGCAGCTTGTGACCCGTTAGAAGTTACCGTAAAAACAGATTTCACCCCTCGCGGCAATGTTCATACCGTAGTTGAAGTACGTCATCAAAAAAGTCATTAA
- a CDS encoding M10 family metallopeptidase C-terminal domain-containing protein has product MAFNSHNEREDQGSLLFWEEQEGTIITGTSFNDTLGGFAGNDTLYGDAGDDILRGGADNDILNGDLGNDTLLGGTGSDLLTGGQGNDVLTGGQNGDIFSFSGVSSFGDLGIDTITDFTKGSDKIQLSLRLFRSLTLSNGIAANEFATITADTSTESSLAGSSSAFIVYNTSTGSLFYNSDGAVAGLGSGGQFAVLNTKPLLDNSDFSLLITQITGGPQPPIPLG; this is encoded by the coding sequence ATGGCATTCAATTCTCATAATGAGCGAGAAGACCAAGGAAGTTTGTTGTTTTGGGAAGAACAGGAGGGAACTATAATTACTGGCACAAGCTTCAACGATACTTTAGGTGGTTTTGCCGGCAATGACACCCTTTATGGCGATGCAGGCGATGATATCCTTAGAGGGGGTGCAGATAACGATATCCTTAACGGGGATTTAGGTAATGATACGCTTTTGGGTGGAACTGGGAGCGATCTACTCACAGGTGGTCAAGGTAACGATGTCTTAACAGGTGGGCAAAATGGAGATATCTTCAGTTTTAGTGGTGTGAGTAGCTTTGGTGATTTAGGCATAGACACCATAACTGACTTTACCAAAGGCAGCGATAAAATCCAATTATCCTTACGTTTATTTAGATCGTTAACCCTGAGTAATGGCATAGCTGCCAATGAATTTGCAACGATTACTGCCGATACTTCTACTGAAAGCAGTCTTGCCGGCAGTAGCAGTGCCTTCATTGTTTACAATACATCTACTGGCAGCCTTTTCTATAATTCTGATGGTGCGGTTGCAGGATTAGGAAGTGGTGGACAATTTGCAGTTTTGAATACTAAACCTCTGTTAGATAACAGTGATTTCTCTTTATTAATCACACAAATAACAGGCGGTCCTCAGCCACCAATACCGCTTGGTTAA
- a CDS encoding GDYXXLXY domain-containing protein produces the protein MTSNSSESKNKSLSPEAEFSKTVTFRDYLIATEQKSNKPLPVWRLLAPLAVQTALIMAVPAQALYTDMTGKTVILQTAPVNPNDVLQGNSLALDYNISRTANLSRLPGWQTIVSKGRGSGRRLPEGTNIYVTLQEQVSSGRGVPRAWRPLRVSSSRPASLRANQVALRGVYEDGSINYGLETYYIPENQRQQIRNDLQTQRARRGQVPPIVVKAKVDPQGNALPISMWVRDRNYRF, from the coding sequence ATGACAAGTAATTCCTCTGAATCTAAAAATAAATCCTTGTCTCCCGAAGCTGAATTTTCCAAGACGGTGACTTTTCGGGATTACCTGATTGCTACTGAACAAAAATCGAATAAGCCCTTACCTGTTTGGCGGTTACTAGCACCATTGGCGGTGCAAACAGCGCTAATTATGGCAGTACCAGCCCAAGCGCTTTACACAGACATGACGGGCAAGACGGTGATTTTGCAAACCGCGCCTGTAAACCCTAATGATGTCCTACAAGGAAACAGCCTAGCCCTGGACTATAATATATCCCGGACTGCTAATTTGAGCAGACTGCCTGGTTGGCAGACCATAGTCAGTAAAGGTCGTGGAAGTGGTAGAAGATTGCCTGAAGGAACCAACATCTACGTGACTTTACAAGAACAAGTATCCTCTGGTCGTGGTGTTCCTAGAGCTTGGAGACCGTTACGAGTAAGTAGCTCGCGCCCCGCTTCCCTAAGAGCTAATCAAGTAGCCCTAAGAGGCGTCTATGAAGATGGTTCCATCAACTACGGTTTAGAAACATATTACATCCCAGAAAACCAACGGCAGCAGATTCGCAATGATTTGCAAACCCAACGCGCTAGGAGGGGACAAGTACCACCCATCGTGGTGAAGGCGAAAGTCGATCCCCAGGGAAACGCACTACCGATTAGTATGTGGGTACGCGATCGCAACTATCGCTTTTAG
- a CDS encoding DUF2157 domain-containing protein, producing MFLDNFPQKLRKEAQLWRDEGIISSSQYEQIAERYQFKNVEAAARDRFVAIVIAIGSILLCLGIITFVAANWQSGSREVKFILLMSLFFATAITGFYTWRQAQGKKAQQSKRLLGEGLLILSAFILGANLLLMAQMFNISGSISQLFLAWGFGVAVIAYSLFLNSLGILSIILVEIGYWTGLEDLWYSSSEVSWSRIVVQHMPLLAWLVFVPLAYFCRSRWIFGLAAFVFASSLQANLNPLPLLNYADIAPWVASFAFALPPALFWSYDDLLFPTINYRLFQSLARNLALVSFGVVFYVLSFRWVWDSPDYSYNQPTTLTNLFESLPIIDLGILSGLAVLQWLFLLRQRNNPPRREVIFTTAVITTFLVFIALVPFWHQTISRIDELGIFIFNVLLATLAWGLIQEGLKLNNRSSFWGGMLLVTLQVISRVQEYDTDLLFKSLVFVLCGSALISAGLWFERRQPGTSKATSQK from the coding sequence ATGTTCTTAGATAATTTCCCGCAAAAATTACGCAAAGAAGCACAATTATGGAGGGATGAAGGAATAATTAGTTCTTCGCAGTATGAACAAATAGCAGAACGTTACCAATTTAAAAACGTGGAAGCTGCTGCACGCGATCGCTTTGTTGCAATAGTGATTGCTATAGGCAGCATCCTTTTATGCTTGGGCATAATTACCTTTGTAGCAGCAAACTGGCAATCAGGCTCACGAGAAGTCAAGTTTATTCTGCTGATGAGTTTGTTTTTTGCAACCGCTATCACTGGTTTTTATACTTGGAGACAAGCTCAAGGAAAGAAGGCACAACAAAGCAAACGCTTACTGGGAGAGGGTTTGCTAATTTTAAGTGCTTTCATTTTAGGCGCAAATCTACTGCTGATGGCCCAGATGTTCAATATTAGCGGTTCAATTTCCCAATTGTTTCTCGCCTGGGGATTTGGTGTCGCAGTCATAGCCTATAGTCTGTTCTTAAATTCCTTAGGAATTCTATCGATTATCCTTGTGGAAATTGGCTATTGGACGGGGCTAGAAGATTTGTGGTACTCTTCAAGTGAAGTAAGTTGGTCACGAATAGTGGTGCAGCATATGCCTCTGTTGGCATGGCTGGTATTTGTACCTTTGGCTTACTTCTGTCGATCGCGTTGGATTTTCGGTCTAGCAGCCTTTGTCTTTGCTAGTTCCTTGCAAGCCAACCTCAATCCTCTGCCACTGCTAAATTATGCTGATATAGCCCCTTGGGTGGCATCTTTTGCTTTTGCACTCCCACCTGCATTATTCTGGAGTTATGATGACCTGCTGTTTCCAACCATAAATTACAGATTGTTTCAATCTCTAGCTCGTAATTTAGCGTTGGTAAGCTTTGGTGTTGTCTTCTATGTCCTGTCTTTTCGTTGGGTCTGGGACTCTCCAGATTATAGCTATAATCAGCCAACGACTTTGACAAACTTGTTCGAGTCTCTGCCGATAATTGATTTGGGAATTCTCAGCGGCTTAGCGGTGTTGCAGTGGTTGTTTCTCCTGCGTCAAAGAAATAATCCTCCCCGCCGCGAAGTGATTTTTACGACTGCTGTCATTACTACTTTTCTTGTCTTTATTGCCTTAGTACCTTTTTGGCATCAAACTATCAGCCGAATTGATGAACTTGGGATTTTTATTTTCAATGTACTTCTAGCAACATTAGCCTGGGGACTAATTCAAGAAGGATTGAAATTAAACAACAGAAGTTCCTTTTGGGGCGGTATGCTGTTAGTAACACTCCAAGTTATCAGTCGCGTGCAGGAGTATGATACCGACTTACTTTTTAAGTCCCTGGTCTTTGTTTTGTGCGGTTCAGCTTTAATTAGTGCTGGACTTTGGTTTGAACGCCGCCAACCTGGTACATCTAAGGCTACAAGTCAGAAGTAG
- a CDS encoding RsmB/NOP family class I SAM-dependent RNA methyltransferase, with amino-acid sequence MEKPSNLLLKLSRRLFTNLDEQEKFIEALINPQPFSSSILWCQEKPEFSPFAVETPTHWQPQFIDRLHLGEKPGQNSLHQKGYFYCLDFSSVFAAATLLAIPEPVGLIFDMCAAPGGKSIFAWKALQPDLLISNEVIGKRLGMLISNLKRCHISPSAIVNRDSSIFAEMIPASSNLVIVDAPCTGQSLLAKGEKAPGCFHPTAINKSANRQKRIIANSAKLVSPQGYLAYMTCTYSPEENEQVCEWLLERFPHFKAMEISHLAKYQSHLTTMPCYRMFPQDRLGAGAFTVLFQNTNEGESEEINLDAMSSLYIYQNLQTSTAIS; translated from the coding sequence ATGGAAAAACCTTCTAATTTATTACTAAAACTTTCACGCCGGTTGTTTACAAATCTAGATGAACAAGAAAAATTTATTGAGGCGTTAATAAATCCTCAGCCTTTTTCATCTAGCATTCTTTGGTGTCAGGAAAAACCAGAATTTTCGCCTTTTGCAGTGGAAACACCAACGCATTGGCAACCGCAATTTATAGATCGGTTACACTTGGGAGAAAAACCTGGTCAAAATTCACTGCATCAAAAAGGATATTTCTATTGTTTGGATTTTTCTTCGGTGTTTGCCGCTGCTACTTTGTTAGCAATTCCTGAGCCAGTAGGTTTAATTTTTGATATGTGTGCTGCACCTGGAGGGAAAAGCATCTTCGCTTGGAAAGCTTTGCAACCAGATTTACTCATCAGCAATGAAGTGATTGGCAAACGTCTGGGAATGCTAATTTCTAATTTGAAGCGTTGTCATATCAGCCCTAGCGCTATAGTTAATAGAGATTCGAGTATATTTGCCGAAATGATTCCCGCTTCTAGCAACTTGGTAATAGTTGATGCTCCTTGTACTGGACAATCGCTACTTGCTAAAGGCGAAAAAGCACCTGGTTGTTTTCATCCAACTGCTATTAATAAAAGTGCAAATCGACAAAAACGCATTATAGCTAACTCTGCTAAACTTGTTTCACCACAAGGATATCTTGCTTATATGACTTGCACCTATTCCCCAGAAGAAAATGAGCAGGTTTGTGAGTGGCTTTTAGAACGTTTTCCTCATTTTAAAGCGATGGAAATTAGTCATTTAGCAAAATATCAGTCTCATTTAACTACAATGCCTTGTTATCGAATGTTTCCTCAAGATAGGTTAGGGGCTGGTGCATTTACAGTATTATTTCAAAATACTAATGAAGGTGAGAGTGAGGAAATCAATTTAGATGCAATGTCTTCCCTGTATATCTACCAAAATCTGCAAACATCAACTGCGATTAGTTAG